The sequence GGACAAGCTGTCCCTGAGCCCACACACTTTACCTGTGAACATGAGAGGCGTGATAGTGGCAAAGGCAAAGACCACCATCCCCAGGATGTTGAAGGCCAGGCCGATCTCAGCTACCCAGGCATCGGCCAGGCAGTACTGCAGGAGCTTCAGGGCCAGCAGGCTGGTGAGGTAGGGGAGATGCTGAGCTGCAGAACCATAGCCGATTAGTTTGGAGTCCCAGCAGAGGGGTGTGCTTAGTTCATAAAGGGTTAAGATGTCCTGGGCCCCAAAGTGCACAGTGATCACCACGAAGATGGCCAGTGAGTAGAGGGCTAAATGTTTCCTGGACTTCTCTGGGGCGGGAGCCACATAGAGCTGGACAATGGATCGGTGGTGACGGAACGTGAAGAGCCGGGTGGACTTTGGCTCCTTTAAGGTCTCACCAAAGCAGAAAGCTGCATAGAGAGTCATGGCTATCAGCAAGGCCAAGGCCAGCCAGAAGGGGTTGGCATAACCCTGGGCCCGGAGCCAGTGGCCCCCGAGGAGGCTTGCCAGCATCCCAGCCACCCCGATGCTGGCTTCCAGCAGGGCCATCCGGAAGGTGCGGCTGCGACTGGAGCTGACATCTGCCACGGACGCAAAGCTAGCAGCCAGAAGGCCACCGAAGTCGCCGAGGAGGGCACAAAGGATGCGACCCAGCACGAAGTAGCCGACGTGGAGCTGCAGCTGCACCACAAAAACGGACACTAGGGCCTGG comes from Homo sapiens chromosome 17, GRCh38.p14 Primary Assembly and encodes:
- the SLC46A1 gene encoding proton-coupled folate transporter isoform X4 yields the protein MQEVETLTSHWTLYMNVGGFLVGLFSSTLLGAWSDSVGRRPLLVLASLGLLLQALVSVFVVQLQLHVGYFVLGRILCALLGDFGGLLAASFASVADVSSSRSRTFRMALLEASIGVAGMLASLLGGHWLRAQGYANPFWLALALLIAMTLYAAFCFGETLKEPKSTRLFTFRHHRSIVQLYVAPAPEKSRKHLALYSLAIFVVITVHFGAQDILTLYELSTPLCWDSKLIGYGSAAQHLPYLTSLLALKLLQYCLADAWVAEIGLAFNILGMVVFAFATITPLMFTGCWKRLILTSSSSSFPRAPDLPGPEDRGQEEQSEHQATGGLQLEAQPTAGQATLV
- the SLC46A1 gene encoding proton-coupled folate transporter isoform X3 — translated: MQEVETLTSHWTLYMNVGGFLVGLFSSTLLGAWSDSVGRRPLLVLASLGLLLQALVSVFVVQLQLHVGYFVLGRILCALLGDFGGLLAASFASVADVSSSRSRTFRMALLEASIGVAGMLASLLGGHWLRAQGYANPFWLALALLIAMTLYAAFCFGETLKEPKSTRLFTFRHHRSIVQLYVAPAPEKSRKHLALYSLAIFVVITVHFGAQDILTLYELSTPLCWDSKLIGYGSAAQHLPYLTSLLALKLLQYCLADAWVAEIGLAFNILGMVVFAFATITPLMFTGALFSAVACVNSLAMLTASGIFNSLYPATLNFMKGFPFLLGAGLLLIPAVLIGMLEKADPHLEFQQFPQSP
- the SLC46A1 gene encoding proton-coupled folate transporter isoform X2, with the translated sequence MQEVETLTSHWTLYMNVGGFLVGLFSSTLLGAWSDSVGRRPLLVLASLGLLLQALVSVFVVQLQLHVGYFVLGRILCALLGDFGGLLAASFASVADVSSSRSRTFRMALLEASIGVAGMLASLLGGHWLRAQGYANPFWLALALLIAMTLYAAFCFGETLKEPKSTRLFTFRHHRSIVQLYVAPAPEKSRKHLALYSLAIFVVITVHFGAQDILTLYELSTPLCWDSKLIGYGSAAQHLPYLTSLLALKLLQYCLADAWVAEIGLAFNILGMVVFAFATITPLMFTGYGLLFLSLVITPVIRAKLSKLVRETEQGALFSAVACVNSLAMLTASGIFNSLYPATLNFMKGFPFLLGAGLLLIPAVLIGMLEKADPHLEFQQFPQSP
- the SLC46A1 gene encoding proton-coupled folate transporter isoform X1, producing the protein MEGSASPPEKPRARPAAAVLCRGPVEPLVFLANFALVLQGPLTTQYLWHRFSADLGYNGTRQRGGCSNRSADPTMQEVETLTSHWTLYMNVGGFLVGLFSSTLLGAWSDSVGRRPLLVLASLGLLLQALVSVFVVQLQLHVGYFVLGRILCALLGDFGGLLAASFASVADVSSSRSRTFRMALLEASIGVAGMLASLLGGHWLRAQGYANPFWLALALLIAMTLYAAFCFGETLKEPKSTRLFTFRHHRSIVQLYVAPAPEKSRKHLALYSLAIFVVITVHFGAQDILTLYELSTPLCWDSKLIGYGSAAQHLPYLTSLLALKLLQYCLADAWVAEIGLAFNILGMVVFAFATITPLMFTGCWKRLILTSSSSSFPRAPDLPGPEDRGQEEQSEHQATGGLQLEAQPTAGQATLV
- the SLC46A1 gene encoding proton-coupled folate transporter isoform 2 (isoform 2 is encoded by transcript variant 2), translating into MEGSASPPEKPRARPAAAVLCRGPVEPLVFLANFALVLQGPLTTQYLWHRFSADLGYNGTRQRGGCSNRSADPTMQEVETLTSHWTLYMNVGGFLVGLFSSTLLGAWSDSVGRRPLLVLASLGLLLQALVSVFVVQLQLHVGYFVLGRILCALLGDFGGLLAASFASVADVSSSRSRTFRMALLEASIGVAGMLASLLGGHWLRAQGYANPFWLALALLIAMTLYAAFCFGETLKEPKSTRLFTFRHHRSIVQLYVAPAPEKSRKHLALYSLAIFVVITVHFGAQDILTLYELSTPLCWDSKLIGYGSAAQHLPYLTSLLALKLLQYCLADAWVAEIGLAFNILGMVVFAFATITPLMFTGALFSAVACVNSLAMLTASGIFNSLYPATLNFMKGFPFLLGAGLLLIPAVLIGMLEKADPHLEFQQFPQSP
- the SLC46A1 gene encoding proton-coupled folate transporter isoform 1 (isoform 1 is encoded by transcript variant 1), encoding MEGSASPPEKPRARPAAAVLCRGPVEPLVFLANFALVLQGPLTTQYLWHRFSADLGYNGTRQRGGCSNRSADPTMQEVETLTSHWTLYMNVGGFLVGLFSSTLLGAWSDSVGRRPLLVLASLGLLLQALVSVFVVQLQLHVGYFVLGRILCALLGDFGGLLAASFASVADVSSSRSRTFRMALLEASIGVAGMLASLLGGHWLRAQGYANPFWLALALLIAMTLYAAFCFGETLKEPKSTRLFTFRHHRSIVQLYVAPAPEKSRKHLALYSLAIFVVITVHFGAQDILTLYELSTPLCWDSKLIGYGSAAQHLPYLTSLLALKLLQYCLADAWVAEIGLAFNILGMVVFAFATITPLMFTGYGLLFLSLVITPVIRAKLSKLVRETEQGALFSAVACVNSLAMLTASGIFNSLYPATLNFMKGFPFLLGAGLLLIPAVLIGMLEKADPHLEFQQFPQSP